The DNA region GCGATGAGCAGCCAGCTGGAGGTGCGCGACGTCCTCAAGACGATCGTCGCCTCCGCCCGCGAGCTGCTCGACGCGGAGTACGCGGCGCTCGGGGTCCCCGACGACCACGGCGGCTTCGCCCAGTTCGTCGTCGACGGCGTCAGCGACGAGCAGTGGAAGGCCATCGGCCCGCTGCCGCGCCAGCACGGCATCCTCGCCGCGATGCTCTGCAGGACCGAGCCGGAGCGCCTCGCGGACGTGCGCGAGGACCCCCGCTTCGAGGGCTGGCCGTCCGCCCACCCGGACATGTCCGACTTCCTCGGCCTGCCGATCCGGTACGGCGACGAGACCCTCGGCGCCCTGTTCCTCGCGAACAAGAAGTGCCCCAAGCCCACGGGCGGCTGCGGCTTCGACGAGGACGACGAGGAACTCCTGTCGATCCTCGCCCAGCACGCCGCCATCGCCCTGACGAACGCCCGCCTCTACGAGCGCAGCCGCGAGCTGACCATCGCCGAGGAGCGCTCCCGCCTCGCCCACGAACTGCACGACGCGGTCAGCCAGAAGCTGTTCTCCCTGCGCCTGACCGCCCAGGCCGCGGCCGCCCTGGTGGACCGCGACCCGACGCGCGCCAAGGGCGAGCTCCAGCAGGTCGCGGCCCTCGCCGCGGAGGCCGCCGACGAGCTGCGCGCCGCCGTCGTGGAGCTGCGCCCCGCGGCCCTCGATGAGGACGGCCTGGTGGCGACCCTGCGGACCCACACCCAGGTCCTGGACCGCGCCCACTCCGCCACCGTCACCTTCGAGAGCGGCGGCGTGCGCGCCCTGCCCGCCTCCCAGGAGGAGGCCATGCTCCGGGTCGCCCAGGAGGCCCTGCACAACGCCCTGCGGCACGCGGAGGCGGAGCACGTCGCCGTCGCCCTGGAGAAGCGCGGCCCCGGCGCGGTGCTGCGGGTCACGGACGACGGCAGGGGATTCGACCCGCGAGCCATCCGGCGCGCCGGGCGGCACTTGGGCCTGGTCTCCATGCGGGACCGGGCGGGCGGGGTCGGCGGACGGCTGACCGTGGAGTCGGAGCCCGGCAAGGGCACGACGATCGAGATGGAGGTCCCCGGTGGCTGACGCCCCGCTCAATCCGAAGGCACAGATCCGGGTGCTGCTGGTCGACGACCACCAGGTGGTCCGCCGCGGCCTGCGCACGTTCCTGGAGATCCAGGAGGACATCGAGGTCGTCGGCGAGGCCTCCGACGGCGCCGAGGGCGTCGCCGCCGCACAGGAGCTGAAGCCGGACGTCGTCCTGATGGACGTCAAGATGCCCGGCATGGACGGCGTGGAGGCGCTGCGCAAGCTGCGCGAGCTGGCCAACCCCGCGCGCGTGCTCATCGTCACGAGCTTCACCGAGCAGCGCACGGTCGTCCCGGCCCTGCGCGCGGGCGCGGCAGGCTATGTGTACAAGGACGTGGACCCCGAGGCCCTCGCCGGAGCCATCCGCTCCGTGCACGCCGGGCACGTGCTGCTCCAGCCGGAGGTCGCGGGCGCGCTGCTGTCCCAGGAGGAGGCCAACAACTCGCAGGGCCGGGGCGGCTCCCTCACCGAGCGGGAGCGGGAGGTGCTCGGCCTGATCGCGGACGGCCGCTCGAACCGCGAGATCGCCCGCGCGCTCGTCCTGTCCGAGAAGACCGTCAAGACACATGTCTCGAACATCCTCATGAAGCTGGACCTCGCCGACCGCACCCAGGCCGCCCTGTGGGCCGTGCGCCACGGCGTCGCGGGCTGATTCCCGCAGGTCCTCGAGGCGAGCCTGCACCGTGACTCGCGACGGACGCCGAGTCAGCACGGATCGTCGCGTTCCGGGCTGAGATTCATACCGTCGTGTGGATGTCCCCCGTTCGGCGCATCCCGATCGGCGCCCCGGCGTTCTCCAGTGCGTGCTGCGGCGGCTGGCCGCAGCTTCCGCTCAGGAGGATCCAAGAAGTGAAGAACCTCAAGAAGGCCGCCGCTGTCACGATGGTGGCCGGTGGCCTGGTCGCCGCCGGTGCCGGCATCGCCTCCGCCCACGGTGGCGCCGCCGCCCACGGCGAAGCCAAGAACTCGCCCGGCATCGTCTCCGGCAACCTCGTCCAGGCCCCGGTGCACATCCCGGTGAACGCCTGCGGCAACAGCGCCTCCGTCGTCGGCGTCCTGAACCCGACGTTCGGCAACGTCTGCGAGAACGTCTGATCGCACCCGCGCGATCCGGCGATCGCGGTCACGTGATCGCCGCCGCGGCCGACCGGCCCCGCGCGCACTCCGAACGCAGGGCCGGTCGCGTTCTCGCCGTCCTCCCCGGACTCAGCACCCTTCGCGTCCCCGGGATCCCCGGTCCGCACCGGCTCCCCGGTCCCACCGGATCCCCGGCACCCCCGATGCCACGAAGCACACCCCTTGACCCCGCAGCCGGGGTCACCCTGTCACCAGAAGGAACACACCCCATGAACATCGCCAAGAAGGCCGCCCTGGCCGTCGCCGTCGCCGGTATCGCCGCGGGCGCCTCCGCCGGAGCCGCCGTCGCCACCGACGCGCACGCCGACGGCAACGCCACCAAGTCCCCGGGCATCGGCTCCGGCAACCTGGTCCAGGCCCCCGTCCACGTCCCGGTCAACGTCACCGGCAACAGCGTGAACGTGGTCGGCATCCTGAACCCGGCCTTCGCCAACGAGACGGTCAACAAGTGACACGTCGCCCCCAGGGCTAGCCGCCCCCGGGGCCGGGCACACCCCACCCCACGGGCAGAGGGCCCCGCGGACCACCCGGTCCGCGGGGCCCGTCGGCATCCCGGCCCCCGCATCCGAGGACCTGCCGCGCTCCTACCGGCCACCACCCCGCTCCCGCTCCTCCACATAGGCGTTGTACGCGGCCACCTGAGCGCGCCGCGCCACCCGCTCCACCGGCCGCAGCGCCTGGGCCCGCGCCCCCATCTGCGACGCGCTCACCGCGCCGCCGTGGCCGGTCTCGTACGCCACCGAAACCAGTAGCCCGACCCGCTGCGCCAGCTCCAACACCCGCACCGCACGCGGCGGATACCCCGGCGCGAGCGCCTCGCGCCCCTGCTCCGCCCGCGCCCGGTACGCGTCGATCGCGGCCTCCGCGACGGGCCCCGATGCCGCCACGTCGAGGCGCGCGAGCACCTCCGTGGCCTCCCGTAGCGCGTCCGCGAGCTCCCGCTCCGCCTCACCCAGCGAAGGCACGTCCGCGGGTGGCGCCGCACGCACCGGCAGACAGTGCCACACGACCTCCACATGGACGTCCGCGGCGTCGACAGCGCTCCCGGGCCCCGCCTCGGACACCTCCGGCACCAAGCCGTACGGAGCGCCCGTCGCGACCACCGCCTCCTCGGCCTCCAGAGCGCGCTCGTTGAAGGCGGGCGGCCCGCTCAGGCCGAGCGGATGACCCGGCGCGGGCAACGCCACCCGGAACCCGGTCACACCGAGCGCGCGCAACCGCCCGAGCGCGAGCGTCCATCCGACCGGAGCCGACTCGCCGGGCAGTCCGTCGACCCGGTGCACCGCGTCGTCGCCCACGATCGCGTGCACCGCGTCATCGGGTGAAACAAGTCCGGCCAAAAGGGCGTTCCCCCATGCGGCCAAGCGTCCTGAACGTGGTTCCGAGAGCATGCACACAGCCTAAGGACCGGGCTCGGCACGGGAACGGTCGGCCGGTGGCGTAGGTTTTATCCGGGGGCCGCGTCCACAGACGCGGGCACACGCGAGCGATACCGAGACTGCAATGGGAGACAACGCGCTCATGAGCGATGTACTGGAGCTTAAGGACGCATCCGTGGTCCGAGAGGGCCGGGCTCTGGTGGACCAGGTCTCCTGGTCGGTCAAGGAGGGGGAGCGCTGGGTCATCCTCGGCCCGAACGGCGCCGGCAAGACCACCCTCCTCAATGTCGCGTCCAGCTACCTCTTCCCGAGCAAGGGCACCGCCACCATCCTCGGCGAGCAGCTCGGCAAGGTCGACGTCTTCGAACTGCGCCCGCGCATCGGCATGGCCGGCATCGCCATGGCCGACAAGCTCCCCAAGAGCCAGACCGTCCTGCAGACGGTCCTCACGGCGGCGTACGGCATGACCGCGGGCTGGCACGAGGACTACGAGGAC from Streptomyces flavofungini includes:
- a CDS encoding chaplin; this translates as MKNLKKAAAVTMVAGGLVAAGAGIASAHGGAAAHGEAKNSPGIVSGNLVQAPVHIPVNACGNSASVVGVLNPTFGNVCENV
- a CDS encoding GAF domain-containing sensor histidine kinase is translated as MSQGPRSGLYAVSSALLAMSSQLEVRDVLKTIVASARELLDAEYAALGVPDDHGGFAQFVVDGVSDEQWKAIGPLPRQHGILAAMLCRTEPERLADVREDPRFEGWPSAHPDMSDFLGLPIRYGDETLGALFLANKKCPKPTGGCGFDEDDEELLSILAQHAAIALTNARLYERSRELTIAEERSRLAHELHDAVSQKLFSLRLTAQAAAALVDRDPTRAKGELQQVAALAAEAADELRAAVVELRPAALDEDGLVATLRTHTQVLDRAHSATVTFESGGVRALPASQEEAMLRVAQEALHNALRHAEAEHVAVALEKRGPGAVLRVTDDGRGFDPRAIRRAGRHLGLVSMRDRAGGVGGRLTVESEPGKGTTIEMEVPGG
- a CDS encoding chaplin, coding for MNIAKKAALAVAVAGIAAGASAGAAVATDAHADGNATKSPGIGSGNLVQAPVHVPVNVTGNSVNVVGILNPAFANETVNK
- a CDS encoding response regulator — protein: MADAPLNPKAQIRVLLVDDHQVVRRGLRTFLEIQEDIEVVGEASDGAEGVAAAQELKPDVVLMDVKMPGMDGVEALRKLRELANPARVLIVTSFTEQRTVVPALRAGAAGYVYKDVDPEALAGAIRSVHAGHVLLQPEVAGALLSQEEANNSQGRGGSLTEREREVLGLIADGRSNREIARALVLSEKTVKTHVSNILMKLDLADRTQAALWAVRHGVAG